CTCACCTTCGACCGGCAACGCCCGTTTTATGACAGCACCGGTCCCAGCGATCTTGAGGACATGCTCAACACCGCGCCCCTGTCGGACACCGTGCGGGGGAAGGCGATTATAGACGCGCTGATCGAAGCCGATCTGAGCAAGTACAACACCCACGATCCGACCCTGCCCGCTCCGGCGGGGCCCTATGTCCTCGTGATCGACCAACTGCGCGGCGATGCATCGATTGCCGGCGCGGGCGCGGATGCCGCGCGTTTTACCGAGATGCTGGAGGCCGCACGCGCAGACCACCCGGGCAAGCAGATCATCGTGAAGGGTCACCCGGCAGCGACCGACGCGCGGCCGGGGCATTTTGGCTCCGCATTTTCGGACCCGGTCTCGCCCTGGACCCTGATCCGGGGCGCCGATGCGGTCTATACGGTCAGCTCGCAGATGGGGTTCGAGACGATCCTATCCGGCAAGCGGCCGCAGATCTTCGGCACACCTTTCTATGCGGGCTGGGGTCTCAGCGACGATCGCGTCCCGGTTCCCCGGCGGAAGCGAACTCTCGATCGCGCGCAACTTGCACTGGCTGTGCTCGGCCTCTACCCGATCTGGTATGACCCCAGCCGCGACCGACTCTGCACGGTCGAAGAGGTGATGGCGGCCCTTGCAGCCCGCGCCCGCGCCTGGCGGCAGGACCGGGCCGGATATGTCGCCCAGGGCATGCGCCTGTGGAAACGCGCATCCATGACCGCCTTCCACGGGGACGGACCTGTGCGCTATGTCTCTGGCGAACAAGAGGCACTGGACCTTGCCGACCGCAGCGGTCGCCCGATCCTGAGCTGGGCCAGCCGCACGCCACCGGCCATTGTCGATGCGGCGCGCCAGCGCGATATGCCTCTGCTGCGGGTCGAGGATGGCTTCCTGCGCTCCCGCGGACTGGGCGCGAACCTCGTGCCGCCGCTGTCCCTCGTCCATGACCGGCGCGGCATTTACTATGACCCGACTGTCCCCAGCGATCTGGAGCATCTGATTGCGCGCCGTGCCGCAATCGGCAGCACTGCCCGTGGGCGCGTCCTGCTGCACCGGCTGCGGGCCTCCGGACTGAGCAAATACAATCTCGACCTGCCCGGCTACAGCCCGCCTGACGCGCACCGCCGCTGCATCCTGGTCATCGGACAGGTCCGCGATGATGCCTCCGTGTTGCTCGGACAGAGTGGGGTTATCCCCGACATCGAACATTTGCTCTTGGCCGCCCGAACCGCCAATCCCGACGCCCATATCGTCTACAAACCCCACCCGGACGTGGAGGCTGGCCTACGAGACGGGTCGATCGAGAGCGAACAGGCCAATGAGATCGCGCGGCGGGTCGACCCGGTATCGGTACTGGCAGCCGCGGCGGAGGTCTGGACCCTGTCATCGCTGATGGGGTTCGAGGCACTTCTTCGGGGCAAGCCGGTGGTCTGCGCGGGGGTTCCTTTCTATGCGGGCTGGGGTCTAACCCGAGACCTCGCCTCTGCCGATCACCCGGCCTTCGCGCGGCGAACGGCTCGACCGGATCTGGCCGCACTGGTCGAAGCATGTCTGATCGACTACCCGCGCTATCACGATCCAGTCTCGAACCTGCCCTGCCCTGTCGAAACCGTACTCGATCGGCTGGAACAGGAAACCGAAGCAGCGCATAAGCCGTCCCTGCGTTTGCTTGCCAAGCTGCAGGGACTTCTCGCGTCGCAATCGTGGATCTGGCGTTAGGTACGGGCCCATTCGGTCAGGACATCGCCGCCTACTTGCCGCACCCCGAGCCGTCTGAAGCGCGGCGCATCTGCCAGCAGGTTCACCCCAAGATCACCGAGCCCCGGCAACCCGTCCGCCCCGATCACGCAGCCCGCGGAAAAAACGGCGAGCCTGTCAACGCAGCCCGCCCGCAGCAACCCCGCCGCAAATGCGCCGCCGCCCTCGCAGTAAACGCGCGTCAGACCCCGCTGCGCCAGGGTCCGGAGCAAACTTTCGACAGAGACGCCTTCGGCCTCTGCGGCCACTTCCACACACTTCAGTCCTGCCGCACGCGCCCGCGCGATCCGCTCCGCGGGCGCCTCGCCACCGTGGCAGAGCCAGACCGGCGCGTCGGCTGTCACGCTCTGGGAGAGGCGGGAGGGAATTGGCACGTCCAGATCCCGGCTCGCGACCACCCGCACCGGTTGCCGCACAACGCCGACACCGCGAACCGTCAACGTGGGATCATCCGTCCGCGCAGTCCCGGCCCCGATCAGCACGGCGTCATGCCGTGCCCGCAGGGCATGACCGTACCGGCGCGCCTCGGCCCCCGTGATCCATTGGCTTTCCCCTCGCGCGGTTGCGATGCGGCCGTCGAGCGTCAGCGCCAGTTTCAGGGTCACCATGGGACGGCCAAGGGTTACACGGTTCAGGAAGCCCAACTGATCCTCCCTCGCCGCAGCACGCCCGACGCCTTCGGTGACGGCAACGCCGGCGGCGCGCAGGCGGCTATGCCCCTGCCCTGCGACACGTGGATCGGGATCTTCCAGCGCCGTGACAACACGCCCCACACCAGCAGCGATCAGCGCATCGCAGCACGGGCCGGTCTGTCCGTGGTGGGCACAGGGTTCGAGGGTCACATAGGCCGTCGCACCGCGCGCTGCCGCCCCGGCCTGCGCGAGGGCCACGACCTCCGCATGGGGGCGCCCGCCGGACTGGGTGCGACCGCGCC
The Dinoroseobacter shibae DFL 12 = DSM 16493 genome window above contains:
- a CDS encoding capsular polysaccharide biosynthesis protein — translated: MARPGTTRPLALWGNGGKSARRGTALARCLGAPCVYLEDSFLRSVLPGRAGAPVHGLTFDRQRPFYDSTGPSDLEDMLNTAPLSDTVRGKAIIDALIEADLSKYNTHDPTLPAPAGPYVLVIDQLRGDASIAGAGADAARFTEMLEAARADHPGKQIIVKGHPAATDARPGHFGSAFSDPVSPWTLIRGADAVYTVSSQMGFETILSGKRPQIFGTPFYAGWGLSDDRVPVPRRKRTLDRAQLALAVLGLYPIWYDPSRDRLCTVEEVMAALAARARAWRQDRAGYVAQGMRLWKRASMTAFHGDGPVRYVSGEQEALDLADRSGRPILSWASRTPPAIVDAARQRDMPLLRVEDGFLRSRGLGANLVPPLSLVHDRRGIYYDPTVPSDLEHLIARRAAIGSTARGRVLLHRLRASGLSKYNLDLPGYSPPDAHRRCILVIGQVRDDASVLLGQSGVIPDIEHLLLAARTANPDAHIVYKPHPDVEAGLRDGSIESEQANEIARRVDPVSVLAAAAEVWTLSSLMGFEALLRGKPVVCAGVPFYAGWGLTRDLASADHPAFARRTARPDLAALVEACLIDYPRYHDPVSNLPCPVETVLDRLEQETEAAHKPSLRLLAKLQGLLASQSWIWR
- the ribD gene encoding bifunctional diaminohydroxyphosphoribosylaminopyrimidine deaminase/5-amino-6-(5-phosphoribosylamino)uracil reductase RibD; the protein is MSDDLRWMQVALTLGRRGLGQSWPNPAVGCVLVAPNGRVVGRGRTQSGGRPHAEVVALAQAGAAARGATAYVTLEPCAHHGQTGPCCDALIAAGVGRVVTALEDPDPRVAGQGHSRLRAAGVAVTEGVGRAAAREDQLGFLNRVTLGRPMVTLKLALTLDGRIATARGESQWITGAEARRYGHALRARHDAVLIGAGTARTDDPTLTVRGVGVVRQPVRVVASRDLDVPIPSRLSQSVTADAPVWLCHGGEAPAERIARARAAGLKCVEVAAEAEGVSVESLLRTLAQRGLTRVYCEGGGAFAAGLLRAGCVDRLAVFSAGCVIGADGLPGLGDLGVNLLADAPRFRRLGVRQVGGDVLTEWART